One Micromonospora eburnea genomic region harbors:
- a CDS encoding ROK family transcriptional regulator, producing MSATRLPGTPRLLRALNDRAALELLLERGPLTRARLGELTGLSKVTASQLVERLEERGLVTRVGEQAGGRGPNAQLYAVRPSSAYVVGVDVGAERVVAACADITGEVVGRVEQSTRDTDDPVGVVHNAVVQAASSAGAELSSVRRIVLGTPGLVDPGTGDITFAFNLPRWHRGLLAALRDDLHTPVVFENDVNLAAVAEAQSGAAQGVSDFVLVWVGAGVGLAIVLGGRLHHGSSGAAGEIGYLPVPGVPIPRDVTKRAKPAFQQLAGADAVRAVAVEHGFAAGGAAEAVRAAIAAGTAGGPMLDELARRLALGVASTCVVLDPPLVVLAGEVGQAGGAALADRVQHEVAAITLVRPRVVATGLTEEPILRGALRTALDAVRDEVFGSTVG from the coding sequence ATGAGTGCGACCCGGCTGCCCGGCACCCCCCGCCTGCTACGCGCGCTCAACGACCGGGCGGCGCTGGAGCTGCTGCTCGAACGCGGGCCGCTCACCCGGGCCCGGCTCGGCGAGCTGACCGGGCTGTCCAAGGTCACCGCGTCGCAGCTCGTGGAGCGGCTGGAGGAACGCGGCCTGGTCACCCGGGTCGGCGAGCAGGCCGGCGGGCGGGGCCCGAACGCCCAGCTCTACGCGGTCCGTCCGAGCAGTGCGTACGTGGTCGGCGTGGACGTCGGCGCCGAACGCGTGGTGGCGGCCTGCGCCGACATCACCGGCGAGGTCGTCGGCCGTGTGGAGCAGTCCACCCGGGACACCGACGACCCGGTCGGTGTGGTGCACAACGCGGTGGTCCAGGCGGCGAGCAGCGCCGGTGCCGAGCTGTCGAGCGTGCGGCGCATCGTGCTGGGCACCCCGGGCCTGGTGGATCCGGGCACCGGCGACATCACCTTCGCGTTCAACCTGCCGCGCTGGCACCGGGGTCTGCTCGCCGCGCTCCGCGACGACCTGCACACCCCGGTGGTCTTCGAGAACGACGTCAACCTGGCCGCCGTCGCCGAGGCCCAGTCCGGCGCGGCCCAGGGCGTGTCGGACTTCGTGCTGGTGTGGGTGGGCGCCGGCGTCGGCCTGGCGATCGTGCTCGGCGGCCGGCTGCACCACGGCAGCAGCGGGGCGGCCGGCGAGATCGGCTATCTGCCGGTGCCGGGCGTACCCATCCCGCGGGACGTCACGAAGCGGGCCAAGCCGGCGTTCCAGCAGCTCGCGGGCGCGGACGCGGTCCGCGCGGTGGCCGTCGAGCACGGGTTCGCCGCGGGCGGCGCCGCCGAGGCGGTGCGCGCCGCGATCGCCGCCGGCACGGCCGGCGGGCCGATGCTGGACGAGCTGGCCCGCCGGCTGGCCCTCGGCGTGGCGAGCACCTGCGTGGTGCTCGACCCGCCGCTGGTGGTGCTCGCCGGCGAGGTGGGCCAGGCGGGCGGGGCGGCGCTGGCCGACCGGGTGCAGCACGAGGTCGCCGCGATCACCCTGGTCCGGCCGCGGGTGGTCGCCACCGGGCTGACCGAGGAGCCGATCCTGCGGGGCGCGCTGCGCACCGCGCTCGACGCGGTCCGCGACGAGGTGTTCGGCTCGACGGTCGGCTGA
- a CDS encoding Clp protease N-terminal domain-containing protein: MTDPLKMTHSVRLDDLIEAIKKAHSDALDQLADAVLAADHLGDIADHLIGHFVDQARRSGASWTEIGRSMGVSKQAAQKRSAAKAETAAALDPNAGFGRFTTRARNVVMASQEEARSAGNAEIGPGHLALGLFVDPDALAPRLIEAAGVSAERFREAVAATLPAKAERVPDLVPYDARGKKVLELTFREALRLGHNYIGTEHMLLALIEEEGGDGVLAGLGLKKDTMEAAIAGALAEIARKMA; this comes from the coding sequence ATGACGGACCCATTGAAGATGACCCACTCCGTACGCCTCGACGACCTGATCGAGGCCATCAAGAAGGCGCACAGCGACGCGCTGGACCAACTCGCCGACGCCGTACTGGCCGCCGACCACCTGGGCGACATCGCCGACCACCTGATCGGGCACTTCGTCGACCAGGCCCGGCGCTCGGGCGCCTCGTGGACGGAGATCGGCCGCAGCATGGGGGTCAGCAAGCAGGCGGCCCAGAAGCGGTCGGCCGCCAAGGCCGAGACGGCGGCTGCCCTGGACCCGAACGCCGGGTTCGGCCGGTTCACCACCCGAGCCCGCAACGTGGTGATGGCCTCGCAGGAGGAGGCGCGCTCCGCCGGTAACGCCGAGATCGGCCCCGGGCACCTCGCCCTCGGACTCTTCGTCGACCCGGACGCGCTCGCGCCCCGCCTGATCGAGGCCGCTGGCGTGTCCGCGGAGCGGTTCCGGGAGGCGGTGGCCGCGACCCTGCCGGCGAAGGCCGAGCGGGTCCCGGATCTGGTCCCCTACGACGCGCGCGGCAAGAAGGTGCTGGAGCTGACGTTCCGGGAGGCGCTGCGGCTCGGCCACAACTACATCGGCACCGAGCACATGCTGCTCGCCCTGATCGAGGAGGAGGGCGGCGACGGCGTACTCGCCGGCCTCGGGCTGAAGAAGGACACGATGGAGGCCGCGATCGCCGGCGCGCTGGCCGAGATCGCCCGGAAGATGGCCTGA
- a CDS encoding ABC transporter ATP-binding protein: MSAVIEISGLRKTFHTLRQGRRVAVDGFDLLVEAGQVHGFLGPNGSGKTTTLRALLGLVRADGGRMNVLGAASPDRLPDVAGRVGAIVESPQFFGNFTARRTLRLLALAGGVPTSRIDEVLEQVGLLDRSDERVKGYSLGMKQRLAVASALLKQPELLILDEPANGLDPAGIREMRDLMRSLAAAGVTVLLSSHILAEIQLICDHVTIISRGRRVAYGRVDDVLAGFDQHEWQVRVAEPERAVELLGQAGLSVTAYPDHLVVAGVDEPELISRTLGEQGLWVRELVPLRPDLESVFLELTGTTPHPAVPRQLDGPPAGPEDVVIDLDARENREVDA; the protein is encoded by the coding sequence ATGAGCGCGGTCATCGAGATCTCCGGTCTCCGTAAGACGTTCCACACCCTGCGCCAGGGGCGCCGGGTCGCCGTGGACGGCTTCGACCTGCTGGTCGAGGCCGGCCAGGTGCACGGGTTCCTCGGGCCGAACGGCTCGGGCAAGACCACCACGCTGCGCGCCCTGCTCGGGTTGGTCCGGGCCGACGGCGGCCGGATGAACGTGCTCGGGGCCGCCTCCCCCGATCGGCTGCCGGACGTGGCTGGCCGGGTCGGCGCGATCGTGGAGAGCCCGCAGTTCTTCGGCAACTTCACCGCCCGCCGTACGCTGCGGCTGCTGGCCCTGGCCGGGGGCGTGCCCACCAGCCGCATCGACGAGGTGCTGGAGCAGGTCGGCCTGCTGGACCGCAGCGATGAGCGGGTGAAGGGTTACTCGCTGGGTATGAAGCAGCGGCTGGCGGTGGCCTCGGCGCTGTTGAAGCAGCCGGAGCTGCTGATCCTCGACGAGCCGGCGAACGGCCTGGACCCGGCCGGCATCCGGGAGATGCGCGACCTGATGCGGTCGCTGGCCGCCGCCGGGGTGACCGTGCTGCTCTCCAGCCACATCCTGGCCGAGATCCAGCTCATCTGCGACCACGTGACGATCATCAGCCGGGGCCGGCGGGTGGCGTACGGCCGGGTGGACGACGTGCTCGCCGGCTTCGACCAGCACGAGTGGCAGGTCCGGGTGGCCGAGCCGGAGCGGGCCGTGGAGCTGCTGGGGCAGGCCGGCCTGTCGGTCACCGCCTATCCCGACCACCTGGTGGTCGCCGGGGTCGACGAGCCGGAGCTGATCAGCCGCACGCTGGGCGAGCAGGGGCTCTGGGTGCGCGAGCTGGTCCCGCTCCGGCCGGATCTGGAGAGCGTCTTCCTGGAGCTGACCGGCACCACCCCGCACCCGGCCGTGCCCCGGCAGTTGGACGGGCCACCGGCCGGCCCGGAGGACGTGGTGATCGACCTCGACGCGCGCGAGAACCGGGAGGTGGACGCGTGA
- a CDS encoding ABC transporter permease subunit: protein MNLVRAELERLTARRFVQLMVVLLLAAFAVTAATTLAGSHQPTPDELSRAQAQAANQIRELEMAHDRCLRIKAGQATPAENDYIPADCAEVDPGRMERLPIVADYLNGVFVFAVEARPLLYFLIAFLALFGFLVGASYIGADLNSGGVVNLLLWRPRRWAVLGAKLGTLLGALLALSAVASAAYLTVFWLIGQAAGHPGHLDGAFWQSLGALYGRGLVLVLLAGALGFAIATLGRHTSAALGTVAAYLVVWELGARLVLQIVDVARPDRWMLSSYLIAWLSAEARFWDLHACQGEVTGFCDGSYTLDWGTGLTVLLGLTVLLVGGAFTAFRRRDLT, encoded by the coding sequence GTGAACCTGGTCCGAGCCGAGCTGGAGCGGCTGACCGCTCGCCGCTTCGTGCAACTGATGGTGGTGCTGCTGCTGGCCGCCTTCGCGGTGACCGCGGCGACCACGCTGGCCGGGTCCCACCAGCCCACGCCGGATGAGCTGAGCCGGGCCCAGGCGCAGGCCGCCAACCAGATCCGCGAGCTGGAGATGGCGCACGACCGCTGTCTGCGGATCAAGGCCGGGCAGGCGACGCCGGCCGAGAACGACTACATCCCGGCGGACTGCGCCGAGGTGGACCCGGGCCGGATGGAGCGGCTGCCCATCGTGGCCGACTACCTCAACGGGGTGTTCGTCTTCGCCGTCGAGGCCCGGCCGCTGCTCTACTTCCTCATCGCGTTCCTGGCGCTCTTCGGGTTCCTGGTCGGGGCCTCCTACATCGGCGCCGACCTGAACTCGGGCGGGGTGGTCAACCTGCTGCTGTGGCGGCCCCGCCGCTGGGCGGTGCTCGGCGCCAAGCTGGGTACGCTGCTCGGCGCGCTGTTGGCGCTCTCCGCAGTGGCGTCGGCGGCGTACCTGACGGTGTTCTGGCTGATCGGGCAGGCGGCAGGGCATCCCGGGCACCTGGACGGGGCGTTCTGGCAGTCGCTGGGTGCCCTGTACGGGCGGGGGCTGGTGCTGGTGCTGCTCGCCGGGGCGCTCGGCTTCGCCATCGCGACGCTGGGCCGGCACACTTCGGCGGCGCTGGGCACGGTGGCCGCGTACCTGGTGGTGTGGGAGCTGGGCGCGCGGCTGGTGTTGCAGATCGTCGACGTGGCCCGGCCGGACAGGTGGATGCTCTCCAGCTACCTGATCGCCTGGCTCTCCGCTGAGGCCCGGTTCTGGGACCTCCATGCCTGCCAGGGTGAGGTCACCGGCTTCTGCGACGGCTCCTACACCCTGGACTGGGGGACGGGACTGACCGTGCTGCTCGGGCTCACGGTTCTGCTGGTCGGGGGCGCCTTCACCGCGTTCCGCCGCCGCGATCTGACCTGA
- the eccCb gene encoding type VII secretion protein EccCb, whose amino-acid sequence MGQRRALLIANDRYLDESLADLYAPREEARDLLSLLADADVGAFDQTVLLENESKSSIERAIESMLRAAGPEDLVLLYFSGHGVRSSKRGRLHLAVANTELDHLSSTAISASFVRELLDESDAASSVILLDCCYSGAFEGHGLKTTDDLAIDGELKTGYGRYVITATNAVERADDGRPASGAGPRLRSAFTETVIQGLSTGAADITGQGRITPDDLWRYVHLELPKRSAQTPCQFGSASDEIHIALSREGHHRQRRRRDQRGPRLGDLLGPLEPADDVKLCATDWRRRGLLKVPVGQAQRIDQPAGEPVWLDLASAEGHLLVVGRAGTGKTSLLRTIIAGLALTHSADEVAFNCLESGGNWLGPMLRLPHVRAVVGDDEVGDVGELLDRLERDVLDRKRLFRDHNLESPTSLRARRATLDAGPWPDVFLVVDRWHDFTTLLPDFATRVVDLANKGLGYGVHVVIADRSWRSIPEDLRELPQIRIETRLSQPQESLVSPDQAMRLPANMPGWAIHGRRTFRIALPDLTSAERDVELDSEAGAADGSGTLVSVIAEAWDTAGDGSSLPSPVTAQADEALFVLGVPDRAALWRFEGRHTPLGPDHLRVPLGFDERGEPVLLDLKEPARNGMGPHGLLVGAPGSGKSELLRTLVAALVARHSSAELNLVLVDFKGGVAFAPFAALPHVSAVITNLADELTLIDRLADALTSELLRRQQLLSGSGNYANRWDYEQARAAGADLPPLPTLLVVCDEFSELLAARPEFSDVFVQAARMGRALGVHLLLASQRLEGRLRGLESHLSYRIGLRTFSVAESRAVLGVPDAYALPTAPGHGYLKAGVTMTPFRAAYVSGPAATGDAEADVPLELAGRSALDVLVARLHGRGAPAHQIWLPPLGEAPALDELLPPLQVDPARGLTAGPPQSALAVPIGLVDVPREQRRAPLVLELGGSSGNVGVVGAPLSGKSSTVRTLVASLALSHTPREVQFFCLDLGGGGLRGLGRLPHVCGVAGRRDAEAVRRSVAEVAALLDERERRFTEHGVGSMAAYRALRDSGKVTDDPYGDVFLVVDGWGTLRQEYEELEEVVNHIAQRGLAYGVHVVLTAVRWFEFRSSLRDLLGAKLELRLGDPTESEFDRRAAATVPRSAPGRGLASGRLHFLTALARIDGRSDVEDLTEAAAALAERVAAAWPGDPAPPVRLLPRQLSAAELDELRDPTATGLPIGLDEADLAPVHLDFDREPHLIVFGDAECGKSNLLRLIARQIVGRYSPEQARLMVADYRRSLLHAVEGEHLLHYAAARPALVEGLDQVRQAMERRLPGPDVSYDQFRGRSWWQGPELYLLVDDYDLVASGGTNPLSVLHELLPHARDIGLHLIVARRVGGAARALYEPLLQRLRELDSPGLLMSGSREEGPLLGGLRPQSMPAGRGTLVRRRDGNRVVQTAWSPPEPE is encoded by the coding sequence GTGGGACAGCGACGCGCGCTCCTGATCGCCAACGACCGCTACCTCGACGAGTCCCTGGCCGACCTGTATGCGCCCCGGGAGGAGGCGCGCGACCTGCTCAGCCTGCTGGCCGACGCCGATGTCGGCGCGTTCGACCAGACGGTGCTGCTGGAGAACGAGTCCAAGAGCTCGATCGAGCGGGCGATCGAGTCGATGCTGCGGGCGGCCGGCCCGGAGGACCTCGTCCTGCTCTACTTCTCCGGCCACGGGGTGCGCAGCAGCAAGCGGGGGCGGCTGCACCTGGCGGTGGCGAACACCGAACTCGACCACCTCTCGTCGACCGCGATCTCCGCCTCGTTCGTCCGGGAACTCCTCGACGAGTCGGACGCGGCCAGCTCGGTGATCCTGCTCGACTGCTGCTACAGCGGCGCGTTCGAGGGCCACGGCCTGAAGACGACGGACGACCTCGCGATCGACGGCGAGCTGAAGACCGGGTACGGCCGGTACGTCATCACCGCGACCAACGCGGTGGAACGGGCCGACGACGGGCGGCCCGCGTCCGGGGCCGGGCCGCGCCTGCGGTCGGCGTTCACCGAGACGGTCATCCAGGGGTTGAGCACCGGCGCGGCGGACATCACCGGCCAGGGCCGGATCACCCCCGACGACCTGTGGCGGTACGTCCACCTCGAACTGCCCAAGCGGTCGGCGCAGACGCCGTGCCAGTTCGGCAGCGCCAGCGACGAGATACACATCGCCCTGTCCCGGGAGGGCCACCACCGGCAGCGCCGGCGGCGCGACCAGCGGGGGCCGCGGCTCGGCGACCTTCTCGGGCCGCTCGAACCGGCCGACGACGTGAAGCTCTGCGCGACCGACTGGCGGCGACGCGGACTGCTCAAGGTGCCCGTCGGGCAGGCGCAGCGGATCGACCAGCCGGCCGGCGAGCCGGTCTGGCTCGACCTGGCCTCCGCCGAGGGGCACCTGCTGGTGGTCGGGCGGGCGGGCACCGGCAAGACCAGCCTGCTACGCACCATCATCGCCGGGCTGGCGCTGACCCATTCCGCCGACGAGGTGGCGTTCAACTGCCTGGAGTCGGGTGGGAACTGGCTCGGGCCGATGCTGCGCCTGCCGCACGTACGGGCCGTCGTCGGCGACGACGAGGTGGGCGACGTGGGCGAGTTGCTCGACCGGCTGGAAAGGGACGTCCTCGACCGGAAGCGGCTGTTCCGCGACCACAACCTGGAGTCGCCCACCAGCCTGCGGGCCCGCCGTGCCACCCTCGACGCCGGACCGTGGCCGGACGTGTTCCTGGTCGTCGACCGCTGGCACGACTTCACCACGCTGCTGCCGGACTTCGCCACCCGGGTCGTCGACCTGGCCAACAAGGGCCTCGGCTACGGGGTCCACGTGGTCATCGCCGACCGGAGCTGGCGGAGCATTCCGGAGGACCTGCGGGAGTTGCCCCAGATCCGGATCGAGACCCGGCTGTCGCAGCCGCAGGAGTCGCTGGTCAGCCCGGACCAGGCGATGCGGCTGCCGGCCAACATGCCGGGCTGGGCCATCCACGGCCGGCGTACGTTCCGCATTGCGCTGCCCGACCTGACCTCCGCCGAGCGGGACGTCGAGCTGGACTCCGAGGCCGGGGCGGCGGACGGCAGCGGGACGCTGGTGTCGGTGATCGCCGAGGCGTGGGACACGGCCGGCGACGGGTCGAGTCTGCCGTCGCCGGTCACCGCGCAGGCGGACGAGGCGCTGTTCGTTCTCGGCGTGCCGGATCGGGCGGCGCTCTGGCGGTTCGAGGGACGGCACACCCCACTGGGCCCCGACCACCTGCGGGTGCCGCTGGGTTTCGACGAGCGGGGCGAACCGGTGTTGCTCGACCTGAAGGAGCCGGCCCGGAACGGCATGGGCCCGCACGGCCTGCTGGTCGGGGCGCCCGGTTCCGGCAAGAGCGAGCTGCTGCGTACCCTCGTGGCCGCGCTGGTGGCCCGGCACTCCTCGGCGGAGCTGAACCTCGTCCTCGTCGACTTCAAGGGTGGGGTGGCCTTCGCGCCGTTCGCCGCGCTGCCGCACGTGAGCGCGGTGATCACCAACCTTGCCGACGAGCTCACGCTGATCGACCGGCTGGCGGACGCGCTGACCAGCGAACTGCTCCGGCGGCAGCAACTGCTGAGCGGTTCCGGCAACTACGCCAACCGGTGGGACTACGAGCAGGCGCGGGCGGCCGGCGCCGACCTGCCGCCGCTGCCCACCCTGCTGGTCGTCTGCGACGAGTTCTCCGAGCTGCTCGCCGCGCGGCCCGAGTTCAGCGACGTCTTCGTGCAGGCGGCCCGGATGGGCCGCGCCCTCGGCGTGCACCTGCTGCTGGCCAGCCAGCGGCTGGAGGGCCGGCTGCGCGGGCTGGAGAGCCACCTGTCGTACCGGATCGGGCTGCGTACCTTCTCGGTGGCGGAGAGTCGGGCGGTGCTCGGCGTGCCCGACGCGTACGCGCTGCCCACCGCCCCCGGGCACGGCTACCTGAAGGCGGGGGTGACGATGACGCCGTTCCGCGCCGCGTACGTCTCCGGCCCGGCGGCGACGGGCGACGCCGAGGCCGACGTACCCCTGGAGCTGGCCGGACGCAGCGCGCTCGACGTGCTGGTCGCGCGGCTGCACGGTCGGGGCGCCCCCGCCCACCAGATCTGGCTGCCGCCCCTGGGCGAGGCGCCCGCGCTCGACGAACTCCTGCCGCCGTTGCAGGTCGACCCGGCCCGGGGCCTCACCGCCGGCCCGCCGCAGTCCGCGCTGGCGGTGCCGATCGGCCTGGTGGACGTGCCCCGTGAGCAGCGCCGGGCGCCGCTGGTGCTGGAGCTCGGGGGCAGCAGCGGGAACGTCGGTGTGGTGGGCGCGCCGCTGTCGGGCAAGAGCAGCACCGTGCGAACCCTGGTGGCGTCGCTGGCGTTGAGTCACACCCCGCGCGAGGTGCAGTTCTTCTGCCTCGACCTGGGCGGCGGCGGGCTGCGCGGCCTGGGGCGGCTGCCCCATGTCTGCGGGGTGGCCGGGCGGCGCGACGCCGAGGCGGTCCGGCGATCCGTCGCCGAGGTGGCCGCGTTGCTCGACGAGCGGGAGCGGCGCTTCACCGAGCACGGCGTGGGCTCGATGGCCGCCTACCGGGCGTTGCGCGACTCCGGGAAGGTCACCGACGACCCGTACGGGGACGTCTTCCTCGTGGTGGACGGCTGGGGCACCCTGCGCCAGGAGTACGAGGAGCTGGAGGAGGTCGTCAACCACATCGCCCAGCGCGGGCTCGCGTACGGCGTGCACGTCGTGCTCACCGCGGTGCGTTGGTTCGAGTTCCGATCCAGCCTCCGGGACCTGCTCGGCGCCAAGCTGGAGTTGCGGCTCGGTGACCCGACGGAATCGGAGTTCGACCGGCGGGCGGCGGCGACCGTACCCCGGTCCGCGCCGGGGCGGGGGCTGGCGTCCGGCCGGCTGCACTTCCTGACCGCCCTGGCCCGGATCGACGGCCGCAGCGACGTCGAGGACCTGACGGAGGCGGCCGCCGCGCTGGCGGAACGGGTCGCGGCGGCCTGGCCGGGCGACCCGGCCCCACCGGTACGGCTGCTGCCGCGCCAGCTCTCGGCCGCGGAGCTGGACGAGCTGCGCGACCCGACGGCGACCGGGCTGCCGATCGGGCTGGACGAGGCGGACCTGGCCCCGGTCCACCTCGACTTCGACCGCGAACCGCACCTGATCGTGTTCGGTGACGCGGAGTGCGGGAAGTCCAACCTGTTGCGGTTGATCGCCCGGCAGATCGTCGGCCGGTACTCGCCGGAGCAGGCCCGGCTGATGGTCGCGGACTACCGTCGTAGCCTGCTGCACGCCGTCGAGGGGGAGCACCTGCTGCACTACGCCGCGGCGCGGCCGGCCCTCGTCGAGGGGCTGGACCAGGTCCGGCAGGCGATGGAGCGGCGGCTGCCCGGTCCGGACGTCTCGTACGACCAGTTCCGGGGGCGTTCCTGGTGGCAGGGGCCGGAGCTCTATCTCCTGGTGGACGACTACGACCTGGTCGCCAGCGGTGGGACCAACCCGCTGAGCGTGCTGCACGAGCTGCTGCCGCACGCCCGGGACATCGGGCTGCACCTGATCGTCGCCCGCCGGGTCGGCGGGGCCGCCCGGGCGCTGTACGAGCCGTTGCTGCAACGCCTGCGCGAACTGGATTCGCCGGGTCTGCTGATGTCGGGCAGCCGGGAGGAGGGGCCGCTGCTGGGCGGGCTGCGACCGCAGTCGATGCCGGCGGGACGCGGCACGCTGGTCCGCCGCCGGGACGGCAACCGGGTGGTCCAGACCGCTTGGTCGCCGCCGGAGCCGGAGTGA
- a CDS encoding glycoside hydrolase family 3 N-terminal domain-containing protein, translated as MGQDPGLRRLALGTLLAAYPGPVPPDWAVDLLAEGLAGHTLFGTNIHDPAQVAATTAALRAGRPDAIIAIDEEGGDVTRLAHATGSPYPGNAALGAVDDLPLTRQVYAAIGAELAALGITLDLAPTVDVNTADENPVIGTRSFGADPARVAAHSAAAVTGLQSSGVAGCAKHFPGHGATVADSHYELPTIDAPPAVLRERDLPPFAAVIDAGVRAIMTAHIRVPALTGDAPATFSRPVLVDLLRGEYGFTGTVITDALEMKGAALAAGGVGPAAVRALAAGADLLCIGAKVDADLVETVVEEVVGALGDGRLDRSRVEEAAGRAAELAAWTGAAGTPAATPDGLGYAAALRAVRVEGDITGLTAPLVVQVHAASTIAEGRVPWGLGPHLVGAEEVRAVAGETDPDELRGRAGDRPIVLVGRHLHRLPGARELVEALAAAHPVTVVEMGWPAAWRPVGARAFVTTYGASHANGRAAAQVLGLAG; from the coding sequence GTGGGGCAGGATCCTGGACTCCGGCGGCTGGCGCTGGGCACGCTGCTGGCCGCGTACCCGGGCCCGGTCCCGCCCGACTGGGCGGTGGACCTGCTCGCCGAGGGGCTCGCCGGGCACACACTGTTCGGCACCAACATCCACGACCCGGCCCAGGTGGCGGCGACCACCGCCGCGCTGCGCGCCGGCCGCCCGGACGCGATCATCGCGATCGACGAGGAGGGCGGCGACGTCACCCGGCTGGCCCACGCCACCGGCAGCCCGTACCCGGGCAACGCCGCGCTCGGCGCGGTGGACGACCTGCCGCTGACCCGCCAGGTGTACGCGGCGATCGGGGCGGAACTCGCGGCGCTCGGCATCACGCTCGACCTGGCCCCCACCGTCGACGTGAACACCGCCGACGAGAACCCGGTGATCGGCACCCGCTCGTTCGGCGCCGACCCCGCCCGGGTGGCCGCCCACTCGGCCGCCGCGGTCACCGGCCTCCAGTCGTCCGGGGTGGCCGGCTGCGCCAAGCACTTCCCCGGGCACGGCGCGACCGTCGCCGACTCCCACTACGAGCTGCCCACCATCGACGCGCCTCCGGCGGTGCTCCGCGAGCGCGACCTGCCGCCGTTCGCCGCGGTCATCGACGCCGGGGTACGCGCAATCATGACCGCGCACATCCGGGTGCCGGCGCTGACCGGCGACGCTCCGGCCACGTTCAGCCGGCCGGTCCTGGTCGACCTGCTGCGGGGCGAGTACGGCTTCACCGGCACCGTGATCACCGACGCGCTGGAGATGAAGGGGGCCGCGCTGGCCGCGGGCGGGGTCGGTCCGGCCGCCGTACGCGCCCTGGCCGCCGGGGCGGACCTGCTCTGCATCGGCGCGAAGGTCGACGCCGACCTGGTGGAAACAGTGGTCGAGGAGGTCGTCGGCGCGCTCGGCGACGGCCGGCTGGACCGGAGCCGGGTCGAGGAGGCGGCCGGGCGCGCCGCCGAGTTGGCCGCCTGGACGGGCGCCGCCGGCACCCCGGCCGCCACCCCCGACGGCCTCGGCTACGCCGCGGCGCTGCGCGCGGTACGCGTCGAGGGCGACATCACCGGCCTGACCGCGCCGCTGGTGGTGCAGGTCCACGCCGCCTCCACCATCGCCGAGGGGCGAGTGCCGTGGGGGCTGGGGCCGCACCTCGTCGGGGCCGAGGAGGTGCGCGCCGTCGCCGGTGAGACCGACCCGGACGAGCTGCGGGGGCGGGCCGGTGACCGGCCGATCGTGCTGGTCGGCCGCCACCTGCACCGGCTGCCCGGGGCGCGGGAGTTGGTCGAGGCGCTGGCCGCCGCGCATCCGGTGACGGTGGTCGAGATGGGCTGGCCGGCCGCCTGGCGCCCCGTCGGGGCCCGCGCCTTCGTCACCACGTACGGCGCCAGCCACGCCAACGGGCGCGCGGCGGCGCAGGTGCTCGGCCTGGCCGGCTGA
- a CDS encoding DNA repair protein, protein MPKQPADRYQQDAERNWPTTGHAERCPAQSRYREARTGPLSWAALNALPASASAQHGLNTR, encoded by the coding sequence ATGCCGAAACAGCCAGCCGACCGGTATCAGCAGGACGCCGAGCGCAACTGGCCGACCACCGGGCACGCCGAGCGGTGCCCGGCGCAGTCCCGGTACCGGGAAGCCCGGACCGGGCCGCTCTCCTGGGCCGCGCTGAACGCGCTGCCCGCCAGCGCCTCGGCCCAGCACGGCCTCAACACCCGCTGA
- a CDS encoding ABC transporter ATP-binding protein, with translation MGVTPPVGGSARVAWLDGPVTGDLDLVVSLDGVGVKRSGSALLHDVDWRVELDERWVVLGPNGAGKTTLLNLAAGRLHPTTGSAHVLGERIGRTDVNELRTRIGLSTATLAERIPSDERVADVVVTAAWSVIGRFRESYDRTDEARAHALLGQLGVGHLAERVYGTLSEGERKRVQVARALMTDPELLLLDEPAAGLDLGGREDLVARLAELAYDPDAPAMVLVTHHVEEIPPGFTHALLLRDGGVMAQGLLADTLTADNLSKTFGLPLVVQRSGDRWAARAA, from the coding sequence ATGGGGGTGACACCGCCCGTGGGGGGCAGCGCGCGGGTTGCGTGGTTGGATGGACCGGTGACTGGTGACCTTGATCTGGTGGTCAGCCTCGACGGGGTCGGCGTCAAGCGCTCCGGCAGCGCGCTGCTGCACGACGTCGACTGGCGGGTCGAGTTGGACGAACGCTGGGTGGTGCTGGGCCCGAACGGCGCCGGCAAGACCACCCTGCTCAACCTGGCCGCCGGGCGGCTGCACCCGACCACCGGCAGCGCGCACGTCCTCGGCGAGCGGATCGGCCGCACCGACGTCAACGAGCTGCGGACGCGGATCGGCCTCTCCACCGCCACGCTGGCCGAGCGGATCCCCTCCGACGAGCGGGTCGCCGACGTCGTGGTCACCGCCGCCTGGTCGGTGATCGGCCGCTTCCGGGAGAGCTACGACCGCACCGACGAGGCGCGCGCCCACGCGCTGCTCGGCCAGCTCGGCGTCGGCCACCTCGCGGAGCGCGTGTACGGCACGCTGTCCGAGGGGGAACGCAAGCGGGTGCAGGTCGCCCGGGCCCTGATGACCGACCCGGAGCTGCTGCTGCTCGACGAGCCGGCCGCCGGGCTCGACCTGGGCGGGCGCGAGGACCTGGTCGCCCGGCTCGCCGAGCTGGCGTACGACCCGGACGCGCCGGCCATGGTGCTGGTCACCCACCACGTCGAGGAGATCCCGCCCGGCTTCACCCACGCGCTGCTGCTGCGCGACGGCGGCGTGATGGCCCAGGGGCTGCTCGCGGACACGCTCACCGCCGACAACCTGTCCAAGACCTTCGGTCTGCCCCTGGTCGTCCAGCGTTCCGGCGACCGGTGGGCCGCCCGCGCCGCCTGA